The DNA window GCTCGCCTTCAGGAACAAATCAAGGATATTCATGTCAGTCACTGCTTAAACTCCGCGACAATAGACTTGGGAAGCGCACGTGGCTTCATTAAGAGTGGATCAACGCACACAATGAGAACCTCAGCTTCGTTTAACACTGTATTCTCGGCGTTGACGATTCGCTGCGTAAAAACCAAAGAGGTGCCGCGCATCGAGGTAATTTCCGTCTGGACTTCGAGCATGTCGTCGAGTCTGGCGGGGGCAAAATACTCCAGCGTCATTTTGCGAACCACGAAGGCAACGCGTTCAGCCAACAGAACCTGTTGACTAAAGTGATGGTGGCGCAGCATCTCTGTGCGTGCTCTTTCATAAAAAGCGACGTAACTGGCGTGGTAAACCACACCACCGGCGTCGGTATCTTCGTAGTAGACCCGAACCGGCCATCGAAACAGCGTTGTATTCACTTTACATCCCGGTAATGCAAAAAAAGGTTAGAGCTTTCAAACTTCGCTACTATACGCGCGGGAAAGGTGGTTTGGAATGGGGGAAAGTAAACGGGGAGTAAATTTTTATGGGCTTATGCAAGCCCATAGCATTAACAGAGATCTCTTATTCAAAAGAAGAAAAAGAAGAGACCTAAAGCGAGCACGATATCAGCGATAAGCGGACAAAAAATCCCCTGCCAGTGAACGGCACGCGGGCGGAAGCCCACGCCGTGAATTACGCCGCTGCAAACCGCCCACATCAGCAAGAAACCGTGCCAGATTTCCAGCTCGCTGGTCTTCGCGGCAAAGCGCGACGGATCCCAGAAAATGCAGCCTGCCAGCAGCAGCGCCATCAACAAGGAAAGCGCCCTTAACGGGCGCTTGTCCATTATCGCATACATATACTTTATCATTCACATCGCCTCTTTGTTGGCTACGTCTGCTTACCCCAGTCACTTACTGGTGTAAGCTCCTGGGGATTCACAGACTTGCCGCCTCGATGCAACCCGAATGATTTCGTATATCGCATCACGATAATACTCATCAGTGTTCTTCTTTACCTGCTTTGGTGGCTTCCACGTGCTCAAGCGCCAGCGCGGTAATCACCCCAAAGGCACAGGCAAGAAGCGTTCCCAAAATCCATGCGAAGTACCACATATATAGCTCCTTACCTTAGTACAGCGAGTGGGTGTTCTTTTCGATGTCTTCACGGGTGATGCGGCCAAACATCTTCCAGTAACACCAGCTGGTGTAGCCCAGAATGATCGGCACGAAGACAATCGCCACGTAGGTCATCAGGTTCAGCGTCCGCTGGCTGGAGGTCGCGTCCCACATCGTCAGGCTGGCGTTCAGCATGGTGCTGGACGGCATGATGAACGGGAACATCGCGATACCGGCAGTCAGAATGATGCAGGCCAGGGTCAGCGAGGAGAACAGGAATGCCCAGGCGCCTTTATCCGCTTTGGTCGAAACGACGGTCAGCAGCGGCAGCACCACGCCCAGGGCAGGGATCGCCCACAGCGCTGGCATATTGTTAAAGTTCACCATCCACGCGCCAGCCTCACGCACCACTTCTTTGGTCAGCGGGTTAGACGGGCCGGTATGGTCAATCACCGATTTCACCACATAGCCGTCGATGCCGTAGTAGACCCACACGCCCGCCAGCGCGAAGCAGACCAGCGTCACCAGCGCCGCCACCGTGGAGACGGTGCGGGTGCGCAGATGCAGTTCGCCTACGGTACGCATCTGCAGGTAGGTCGCGCCCTGGGTGAGGATCATCGCCACGCTGACGATACCGGCCAGCAGACCAAACGGGTTCAGCAGCTGGAAGAAGTTACCGGTATAGAACAGACGCAGGTATTCGTCGACATGGAACGGCACGCCCTGCAGCAGGTTGCCGAAGGCCACGCCAATCACCAGCGGCGGCACGAAGCTGCCGATGAAGATGCCCCAGTCCCACATGTTGCGCCAGCGGGTGTCCTCGATCTTGGAACGGTAGTCGAAACCGACCGGACGGAAGAACAACGAGGCCAGCACCAGAATCATCGCCACATAGAAACCGGAGAACGCCGCGGCGTAGACCATCGGCCAGGCAGCGAACAGCGCGCCGCCGGCGGTGATCAGCCACACCTGGTTACCGTCCCAGTGCGGGGCGATGGCGTTGATCATAATCCGACGCTCGGTGTCGTTACGGCCGAGGAAGCGGGTGAGCATGCCCACCCCCATGTCGAACCCGTCGGCGACGGCGAAGCCAATCAGCAGGATGCCAATCAGCAGCCACCAGATAAAACGCAATACTTCATAATCGATCATTTGACGACTCCTGTCTTAGCGTGCCGACTGAATAGCCGCAGAGGACTGTTCAAAATGATAGCGGCCGGTTTTCAGGCTGCTAGGTCCTTTGCGGGCAAACTTGAACATCAGGAACAGTTCAGCCACCAGGAACAGCGTGTACAGACCGCAGATCAGCAACATAGAGAAGATCAGATCGCCCGCGGTCAGCGACGAGTTGGCCACCGCCGTCGGCAGGACTTCACCAATCGCCCACGGCTGACGGCCGTATTCGGCAACAAACCAGCCCGACTCCACGGCAATCCACGGCAGCGGCAGGCCATAGAACGCGGCGCGCAGCAGCCATTTTTTCTCGCCGATACGGTTACGAATCACGCTCCAGAAGGAGGCGCCGATAATCAACAGCATCAGGATGCCGCACGCCACCATGATACGGAAGGCGAAGTACAGCGGTGCGACGCTTGGAATAGAGTCTTTGGTGGCTTTGGCGATCTGCTCTTCCGTGGCGTCAGCGACGTTCGGGGTATAGCGTTTCAGCAGCAGACCATAGCCGAGATCTTTCTTCACGTTATTGAACTGGTCGCGAACGGCCTGGTCGGTGGAACCGGCGCGCAGTTGCTCCAGTAGCGCGTAGGCTTTCATGCCGTTAC is part of the Klebsiella quasipneumoniae subsp. quasipneumoniae genome and encodes:
- the cydX gene encoding cytochrome bd-I oxidase subunit CydX; the protein is MWYFAWILGTLLACAFGVITALALEHVEATKAGKEEH
- the ybgE gene encoding cyd operon protein YbgE, giving the protein MIKYMYAIMDKRPLRALSLLMALLLAGCIFWDPSRFAAKTSELEIWHGFLLMWAVCSGVIHGVGFRPRAVHWQGIFCPLIADIVLALGLFFFFF
- the ybgC gene encoding tol-pal system-associated acyl-CoA thioesterase, translated to MNTTLFRWPVRVYYEDTDAGGVVYHASYVAFYERARTEMLRHHHFSQQVLLAERVAFVVRKMTLEYFAPARLDDMLEVQTEITSMRGTSLVFTQRIVNAENTVLNEAEVLIVCVDPLLMKPRALPKSIVAEFKQ
- the cydB gene encoding cytochrome d ubiquinol oxidase subunit II — translated: MIDYEVLRFIWWLLIGILLIGFAVADGFDMGVGMLTRFLGRNDTERRIMINAIAPHWDGNQVWLITAGGALFAAWPMVYAAAFSGFYVAMILVLASLFFRPVGFDYRSKIEDTRWRNMWDWGIFIGSFVPPLVIGVAFGNLLQGVPFHVDEYLRLFYTGNFFQLLNPFGLLAGIVSVAMILTQGATYLQMRTVGELHLRTRTVSTVAALVTLVCFALAGVWVYYGIDGYVVKSVIDHTGPSNPLTKEVVREAGAWMVNFNNMPALWAIPALGVVLPLLTVVSTKADKGAWAFLFSSLTLACIILTAGIAMFPFIMPSSTMLNASLTMWDATSSQRTLNLMTYVAIVFVPIILGYTSWCYWKMFGRITREDIEKNTHSLY